In the Haliaeetus albicilla chromosome 7, bHalAlb1.1, whole genome shotgun sequence genome, one interval contains:
- the LOC104319803 gene encoding myosin light chain kinase, smooth muscle: MSQAEGGEETFEYRDVVVSSQEKFSDMYTQLEKLGEGKFGTVYRLQEKATGKIRAGKYFRTRTAKEKQAARDEVELMNLLHHPRLVQCLAAFQGPAELVMVMEYVAGGELFERIVDDDFEHTEPSSAQYVQQILEGLQFMHSQAVVHLDLKPENIVCVSPSSHWLKIIDFGLARKLAPDTPVKVLHGTPEFMAPEVVAFEPVGFTTDIWSVGVICYILLSGESPFQGDNDMETLSNITAAQWDFEEETFSEISQQAKDFISQLLQKDPRCRLSSTGALLHPWLQQPQPSSTKALSKERIKQFLTRRKWQKTGKALLALNRLTLLSQSQERKASEAQDEEDLGCSPEEDQASRSLPQRGPSFSELLTDQEEEEGGSTASQGRQRAASAWLCHPSPGAPRAAGERGTGSDGDETFSSS, translated from the exons ATGTCCCAGGCAGAAG GAGGCGAGGAGACCTTTGAATACCGCGATGTGGTGGTCAGCAGCCAGGAAAAGTTTTCAGACATGTACACGCAGCTGGAGAAGCTGGGAGA GGGAAAATTTGGGACAGTGTACCGGCTGCAGGAAAAAGCCACCGGCAAAATCCGGGCTGGGAAATATTTCCGGACGCGGACGGCTAAAGAGAAGCAGGCGGCTCGGGACGAGGTGGAGCTCATGAACCTGCTGCATCACCCGCGCCTCGTACAGTGCCTCGCTGCCTTCCAGGGCCCTGCCGAGCTAGTGATGGTGATGGAGTA CGTGGCAGGCGGGGAGCTCTTTGAGCGGATTGTGGATGATGACTTCGAGCACACAGAGCCCAGCAGTGCTCAGTATGTGCAGCAGAtcctggaggggctgcagttcATGCACAGCCAGGCTGTCGTCCACCTCGACCTCAAACCTGAGAACATTGTCTGTGTCAGCCCCAGCAGCCACTGGCTCAAGATCATCGACTTTGGCTTGGCACGGAAGCTGG CTCCAGACACCCCCGTGAAGGTGTTGCATGGCACCCCTGAGTTCATGGCTCCAGAAGTGGTCGCCTTTGAGCCCGTGGGCTTCACCACAGACATATGGAGCGTTGGTGTCATCTGCTACATCCT GCTGAGCGGGGAGTCCCCCTTCCAGGGGGACAACGACATGGAGACGCTGAGCAACATCACAGCTGCCCAGTGGGACTTCGAGGAGGAGACCTTCTCTGAGATCTCCCAGCAAGCCAAGGACTTCATCAGCCAACTGCTGCAGAAGGACCCCCG CTGCCGGCTCTCCAGCACAGGGGCTCTGCTGCAcccctggctgcagcagccccagcccagcagcaccaAGGCGCTGTCAAAGGAGAGGATCAAGCAGTTCCTGACGCGTCGGAAGTGGCAG AAAACAGGCAAAGCTCTGCTGGCCCTCAACAGGTTGACCCTGCTGTCCCAGAGCCAGGAGAGGAAAGCGTCAGAGGCTCAGGACGAGGAAG ACCTGGGCTGTAGCCCGGAGGAGGACCAAGCCTCCAGGTCTCTGCCCCAACGAGGTCCCAGCTTCTCAGAGCTCCTGACAGaccaagaggaggaggaaggtgggagCACTGCATCACAGGGGAGGCAAAGAGCAGCATCAGCGTGGCTGTGCCACCCCAGCCCTGGAGCACCTAGAGCAGCTGGTGAGAGAGGAACAGGGAGCGATGGGGACGAAACCTTCTCCAGCAGCTGA